Below is a window of Clostridium sp. JN-1 DNA.
GTGTAAGACAGGAGAGCAGTTCTTTTATTAAAAGAGTATATAATGGTGCTGCTAAGAATATGTTATTAAATTTCATAGAAGACAATAAATTGACAGAAGAGGATTTAGACGATTTGAGAAAAATATTAAATGATAAGGATTAGAAATTATGTTTAAGTTTATTATTTTATATAAATGGGTTTTATACCTATCATTTTTAACTAGTTTTTGATAATATTTTTCTTTATTATTAAGAAAATTTTAAAACAAAGACTGAGAATAGAAGTTCAATATGTTATTGGAATTTTGATTTTAATAAGACTTATTGTACCAGCTCTGCCTAAGAGTTCACTTAGCATATTCAATGTAATACCATTTTACTTAAATAGACCTCCTGTTGAATCAGCAATAGACAAATTTGATTATGATCAGTATCTTACTGAGAGTACAGATGAAAAAAGTGTAGATAATACTAAAGACAATGGTAATTATAGATATTTAAATCCAAATATTATCATGGATACTTTCAATATACCTGAATCATATATACAAGTAATATTTAAAATATGGTGTGCAGGTTTTATTTTGGGCATGGTGTATATTTTTATGTCATATGCAGCATGTTTAAAAAAAGTAAATAAATATACAAATGTAAAGGACAAAAGAGTTATTGACATATTACAGAAGTGTAAGAGTAATATGAATATTAAAAAGGATATTAATGTTGTACAAGGGTTGAATATAAAGAGCCCAGCAATTTTTGGTATGTTTAAACCTAAGATATTAATGCCATTAGCTGTAATTAAAAATATGGATGATGATGATATTAAAAATATATTTTTACATGAACTTTCACATTATAAGAAAAAAGATATTTTAGTAAATTATGTTATCAGAATAACTAGAGTAATTTATTGGTTTAATCCTATCATATGGTATTTCACAAATGAAATGAAAAAGGATATGGAATTGTCCTGTGATTCTATAGCTCTTAACTATATAGAATCTGAGAAGACCAAAGAATATGGATATGCTATGATAGACCTCATAAAATACTCAAAGTTTGTTAAAAAATCTAGAGTAAATATGGCAGTTGGCATATCTGTAGATGCTAAATATATGACCAAAAGAATTAGCATGATAAAGAAATTTGAAAGAATTTCAC
It encodes the following:
- a CDS encoding M56 family metallopeptidase, giving the protein MIIFFFIIKKILKQRLRIEVQYVIGILILIRLIVPALPKSSLSIFNVIPFYLNRPPVESAIDKFDYDQYLTESTDEKSVDNTKDNGNYRYLNPNIIMDTFNIPESYIQVIFKIWCAGFILGMVYIFMSYAACLKKVNKYTNVKDKRVIDILQKCKSNMNIKKDINVVQGLNIKSPAIFGMFKPKILMPLAVIKNMDDDDIKNIFLHELSHYKKKDILVNYVIRITRVIYWFNPIIWYFTNEMKKDMELSCDSIALNYIESEKTKEYGYAMIDLIKYSKFVKKSRVNMAVGISVDAKYMTKRISMIKKFERISPKAIVSSIIVFCFCILIMLTEAKINNVFSQGTLNKQITSKYVVDELGVNRIEDNTSYPYECDHDALGSWKSVDIVDNIADFKKDKRQWKSNMYIKEIKFFNGGTTDKSWLTWTKGIVVNKSDKLSSEYVIKNVDGQTYMFFQWKSGDYAFGCRKPIYYVLKKV